One segment of Thermodesulfobacteriota bacterium DNA contains the following:
- a CDS encoding ATP-binding protein has protein sequence MNTVTKILGDLQGKIRRIRFRNTIVIPIVLLLLSISAGILTVGYFINKSAFHAVLEERESNKARNIHRTIESIVTTEVDRISSLARILKNDTDIVYGLFHYQGTRGDVKPLVSAMNQVYPKLNLPVFIMSDPNGNILFSAGKGTGKGAWGGKLSELPAFGKALTGQQVVTSFPYPDPENFGIRAIVPVYVFGGNKPAGVMILGNRIDDEFASRIARETGSQVFIATTGKVIAGSYDIALSKAFDPALAKISLERNAPVFRMDKKIYRSHTYVPITIVDERFSLAIETDISVIRELMSKNRAKMMQWGLILLVGIALTGTGLALLLVLPLNGLYEKALRTIREYSGSDTDAGPRENEISTLVRANDVMLETIKNHLEERTRAEAAFKETSHVLHSLIDASPLAVVVSDASGTVRVWNPAAVRMFGWTEPETIGHANPLLCGDGNRELRDKCDLVLHGRKFSNTEIPGRTRDGSEIVLAFSGAPLLDAQGNVSAMMAILADITDAKTAEEALRRSEEQLRQSLKMEAVGKLAGGVAHDFNNLLSVITGYSELLLLRTDEGNPVRREIEEIHKAGERAASLTQQLLAFSRRQVLKPTPLRLDAVVENLGKMLRRLIGEDVDFATETQEDLWMVRADPNQMDQILMNLCVNARDAMPAGGKLVVSTANVTLDAPLAERELTIPPGRYVTLRVSDNGVGMNEEILSRIFEPFFTTKKQGKGTGLGLATVYGIVKQSGGYILVSSSPLEGTAFTVYLPVAEEKEQDAQEERREADDREPEGDKTILLVEDEDMVRELAVEIFKGSGYNVLDAPNGPSALEIVGRHEGRIDLLVTDLVMPGMNGIELAEKVVDARPGTPVLYMSGYAEDAKKLFARMAPGRAFLQKPITPRLLSRKAREVLNAREGASTAGSEGARIAPSL, from the coding sequence TTGAATACTGTTACCAAAATACTTGGCGATCTCCAGGGGAAAATTCGCCGGATCCGTTTCCGGAACACCATCGTCATCCCGATCGTCCTGCTCCTCCTCTCCATCAGCGCCGGCATCCTGACCGTCGGATACTTCATCAACAAGTCCGCCTTCCACGCGGTGCTCGAAGAACGGGAAAGCAACAAGGCCCGCAACATCCACCGCACGATCGAATCCATCGTCACCACCGAGGTGGACAGGATCTCCAGCCTGGCGAGGATCCTTAAGAACGACACGGACATCGTTTACGGGCTGTTCCACTACCAGGGGACGAGAGGCGACGTGAAGCCGCTGGTGTCGGCGATGAACCAGGTCTACCCGAAGCTGAACCTGCCGGTCTTCATCATGTCCGATCCGAACGGGAACATCCTCTTCAGCGCCGGAAAGGGAACGGGGAAAGGGGCCTGGGGCGGGAAGCTGTCGGAGCTGCCCGCGTTCGGGAAGGCGCTGACGGGCCAGCAGGTCGTCACTTCGTTCCCTTACCCGGACCCGGAGAATTTCGGCATCCGCGCCATCGTGCCGGTCTACGTCTTCGGCGGGAACAAGCCGGCCGGCGTGATGATCCTCGGCAACCGGATCGACGACGAATTCGCGTCCCGGATCGCGCGGGAGACGGGCAGCCAGGTGTTCATCGCCACGACCGGGAAGGTGATCGCGGGCTCCTACGACATCGCGTTGTCCAAGGCGTTCGATCCGGCGCTCGCCAAAATCAGCCTGGAGCGGAACGCACCCGTCTTCCGCATGGACAAGAAGATCTACCGCTCGCACACCTATGTCCCGATCACCATTGTGGACGAACGGTTCTCCCTTGCGATCGAGACCGACATCAGCGTCATCCGGGAGCTGATGTCGAAGAACCGGGCCAAGATGATGCAGTGGGGGCTGATCCTCCTCGTCGGCATCGCGCTGACCGGCACGGGGCTGGCGCTGCTGCTCGTTCTTCCGTTGAACGGCCTCTACGAAAAGGCGCTCCGGACCATCCGGGAATATTCCGGCTCGGACACCGACGCCGGCCCCCGGGAGAACGAGATCTCCACGCTGGTCCGGGCGAACGACGTCATGCTCGAGACCATCAAGAACCACCTCGAGGAGCGGACGCGGGCGGAAGCGGCGTTCAAGGAGACCAGCCATGTTCTGCATTCCCTGATCGACGCTTCTCCGCTGGCGGTGGTCGTCAGCGACGCCTCCGGGACGGTGCGTGTGTGGAACCCGGCGGCCGTCCGCATGTTCGGATGGACCGAGCCGGAGACGATCGGACACGCGAATCCCCTCCTTTGCGGCGACGGGAACCGGGAACTGCGGGATAAGTGCGATCTCGTGCTGCACGGGAGGAAGTTCTCCAACACGGAGATCCCCGGCCGGACCCGCGACGGCTCGGAGATCGTCCTCGCCTTCTCGGGCGCCCCCCTGCTCGACGCGCAGGGGAACGTCTCCGCCATGATGGCGATCCTGGCGGACATCACGGATGCCAAGACGGCCGAGGAAGCGCTGCGCCGCAGCGAAGAGCAGCTCCGGCAGTCCCTGAAGATGGAGGCGGTGGGGAAGCTGGCGGGGGGCGTGGCCCACGACTTCAACAACCTGCTCTCGGTGATCACGGGATACAGCGAGCTCCTGCTGCTGCGGACCGACGAGGGGAACCCCGTGCGGCGCGAGATCGAGGAGATCCACAAGGCGGGCGAGCGCGCCGCCTCGCTGACGCAGCAGCTCCTTGCCTTCAGCCGACGCCAGGTCCTGAAGCCGACGCCGCTGCGGCTGGACGCCGTGGTGGAGAACCTTGGGAAGATGCTCCGCCGGCTGATCGGGGAGGACGTCGACTTCGCCACGGAAACCCAGGAGGACCTCTGGATGGTCCGGGCCGACCCGAACCAGATGGACCAGATCCTGATGAATCTCTGCGTCAACGCGCGGGACGCGATGCCCGCCGGGGGGAAGCTGGTCGTCTCGACGGCAAACGTGACGCTGGACGCCCCGCTGGCGGAACGGGAGCTGACCATCCCGCCGGGCCGCTACGTCACCCTCCGTGTCTCCGACAACGGGGTCGGCATGAACGAGGAGATCCTCTCGCGGATCTTCGAGCCGTTCTTCACCACGAAGAAGCAGGGCAAGGGAACGGGGCTCGGCCTCGCCACCGTGTACGGGATCGTCAAGCAGAGCGGCGGATACATCCTCGTCTCCAGCTCCCCCCTGGAAGGCACCGCCTTCACCGTCTACCTTCCCGTCGCCGAGGAGAAGGAGCAGGACGCGCAGGAGGAGCGCAGGGAGGCGGACGACCGGGAGCCGGAAGGCGACAAGACCATCCTCCTGGTGGAGGACGAGGACATGGTGCGGGAGCTCGCCGTCGAGATCTTCAAGGGAAGCGGGTACAACGTCCTCGACGCCCCGAACGGCCCTTCCGCCCTTGAGATCGTCGGCCGCCACGAAGGGCGCATCGACCTGCTGGTGACCGACCTGGTCATGCCCGGGATGAACGGGATCGAGCTGGCCGAGAAGGTGGTGGACGCGAGGCCGGGCACTCCGGTCCTCTACATGTCCGGGTACGCCGAGGACGCGAAGAAGCTGTTCGCCCGGATGGCTCCGGGGCGCGCGTTCCTGCAGAAGCCGATCACGCCGAGGCTACTTTCGAGAAAGGCCCGGGAGGTCCTGAACGCCCGGGAGGGCGCTTCTACGGCTGGATCAGAAGGTGCTCGTATCGCACCGTCCCTATGA
- a CDS encoding NFACT RNA binding domain-containing protein: protein MAMDALLLKQVVAELSAALHGALVSRVHQPADREIVLTLWTGRDEKRLLLSADPESCRIHLTTRKAPNPAVPPMFCQYLRKHLEGMRIASFAIAPFDRSVRIDFLSTRHDAEHARTSLHAELFGRHANLIYVEGDGTILCPLRTVSPEESRIREVAAGAPYRPLPPPARVFLPSVTPEDAARIHATGGEGLARTLQDSVAGLGREAAHEAAARGRESPEALYVALRELVRRYEEDDFAPGIGTLPNGKRRILPFPCPAAGFVDFQPCPTANGAADRYYADVSEARELAALRQQLSTRIAALLKKERHKLENVGGDEERLLEGLKGGARGETLKANLAELRKGMTSFMGIPLDPAKTPVENMERCFRLARKAKNAMEIVRKRKREVAESVYYVESLEEQLAAARTRDELIAVRQELSLSFGARSKAPAKKKGGRAEGPRPVVPQVETVEFRGHTILVGRNNVGNDRIVKELAAPDDLWLHAQGIPGSHVLVKRLPGKEIPKEVIEEGARLAVLHSKAKGSRNVPVFLAEARHVSKFKGAKPGLVRIAKYSTVMVR from the coding sequence ATGGCGATGGACGCTCTCCTCCTCAAGCAGGTCGTCGCCGAGCTTTCGGCCGCCCTCCACGGCGCGCTGGTTTCCCGCGTCCACCAGCCCGCCGACCGGGAGATCGTCCTCACGCTCTGGACGGGACGCGACGAGAAGCGCCTCCTGTTGTCCGCCGATCCGGAGAGCTGCCGGATCCACCTGACCACCCGAAAGGCCCCCAACCCGGCCGTCCCTCCCATGTTCTGCCAGTACCTCAGGAAGCACCTCGAGGGGATGCGCATCGCGTCGTTCGCGATCGCGCCGTTCGACCGCTCCGTGCGGATCGATTTTCTTTCAACGCGCCACGACGCCGAGCATGCCCGCACCTCCCTCCACGCGGAGCTGTTCGGCCGGCACGCCAACCTGATCTACGTCGAAGGGGACGGGACGATCCTATGCCCGCTGAGGACGGTGTCGCCGGAGGAGAGCCGGATCCGGGAGGTCGCCGCGGGCGCCCCGTACCGGCCGCTGCCGCCCCCCGCGAGAGTGTTCCTGCCGTCGGTAACGCCGGAGGACGCCGCGAGGATCCATGCCACGGGCGGCGAGGGACTGGCCAGGACGCTGCAGGACTCCGTGGCGGGGCTGGGGCGGGAAGCGGCGCATGAGGCCGCGGCGCGCGGGAGGGAGAGCCCCGAAGCGCTGTACGTCGCGCTGCGGGAGCTGGTGCGGCGGTACGAGGAGGACGATTTCGCGCCCGGCATCGGGACGCTGCCCAACGGGAAGCGGCGAATCCTCCCCTTCCCCTGCCCAGCGGCGGGATTCGTCGATTTCCAGCCCTGCCCGACCGCCAACGGCGCGGCCGACCGGTATTACGCGGACGTCTCCGAGGCGCGGGAGCTGGCCGCGCTCCGGCAGCAGCTCTCCACCCGGATCGCCGCGCTGCTGAAGAAGGAGCGCCACAAGCTGGAGAACGTCGGCGGCGACGAGGAGCGGCTGCTGGAAGGACTGAAAGGGGGCGCCCGCGGGGAAACGCTGAAGGCGAACCTGGCCGAGCTCCGGAAAGGGATGACCTCGTTCATGGGCATCCCGCTGGACCCCGCGAAGACGCCCGTGGAGAACATGGAGCGCTGCTTCCGCCTCGCCCGGAAGGCGAAGAACGCGATGGAGATCGTCCGGAAGCGGAAGCGCGAGGTGGCCGAGAGCGTCTACTACGTGGAATCGCTCGAGGAGCAGCTCGCGGCGGCGCGAACCCGCGACGAGCTGATCGCGGTGCGGCAGGAGCTGTCGCTATCCTTCGGCGCCCGGTCGAAGGCACCCGCGAAGAAGAAGGGCGGGCGGGCCGAAGGCCCCCGGCCGGTCGTCCCCCAGGTCGAGACCGTGGAGTTCCGCGGCCACACGATCCTCGTCGGGCGAAACAACGTCGGGAACGACCGGATCGTCAAGGAGCTCGCGGCGCCCGACGACCTCTGGCTGCACGCGCAGGGGATCCCGGGGAGCCACGTCCTCGTCAAGCGGCTCCCCGGCAAGGAGATCCCCAAAGAGGTGATCGAGGAAGGGGCGCGGCTGGCGGTGCTCCACAGCAAGGCGAAGGGATCGCGGAACGTGCCCGTCTTCCTCGCCGAGGCGCGCCACGTCTCGAAGTTCAAGGGAGCGAAGCCCGGGCTGGTCCGGATCGCGAAGTACTCGACGGTGATGGTGCGCTGA